In Cystobacter ferrugineus, the DNA window TCTTCGACGGCCAGAACTGCTGGACGGACTGGGGGAGCTACTCGGGCGGCTGGTACGCGCACGAGGCCACCGAACAGCTCGTGGACAACCCCACCTTCCGCGCGCCCGTCATCGTGGGGCTCGAGCACGGCGGGGACCGGCGCATCGACGAGCTGTCCCCGTGGGAGATGACGCCGGGCCGCGGCGGCCACGCGGAGCACTTCTTCGACTGGGTGGTGCACCACTTCATGCCGCACGTGCAGCACGCCTTCGGACTGCCGGGCGGAGCCCTGCACACGGTGGTGGGTGGCTCGTCCATGGGAGGCCTGGCGGCACTCTGGGCGCATTACCGCTACCCGCACGCCATCGGCGGGGCCATTGCCATGTCGCCCGCCTTCTCCGTGGGCGGCAAGGCGCTCTTCCCCTTCGTGGAGAGCCGCCCCAAGCCGCTCATCAGCCGCGTGTACATCGACTGCGGCGGGCGCGAGGGCGGCGGCCGCATGCTCGCGGTCGCCGAGGAGATGCACCACGTCCTCGAGCGCAAGGGCTATCTGGCAGGCGGGCTCATGTGGCGCCCGGACCCGGACGCCGGACACAACGAGCAGGCCTGGAGGCGCCGGCTTCCCGAGGCCCTGCGCTTCATGTTCCGGCGCTGAAGACGCCCGCTTGCCCTCCTGAAAACCCCAAGAACTTCAGGCACCTGGCGATTCCGCGAAAAAAAATCGTTCGCCGTGTCGATCTCGCCGCCCCTCGTTCGACGTGAGAGTAGAGCCGGGGCCAGACCCCGCTGCCAAACCGAAGGAGACACGACAATGCGATTCATGATCCTGATCAAGGCCACCAAGGACTCGGAGACGGGCGTGCTCCCGAGCACGGAGCTGCTCAGCGCGATGGGGAAGTACAACGAGGAGCTGGTGAAGGCGGGCGTGCTGCTCGCGGGCGAGGGGCTCCACCCGAGCGCCAAGGGAGCGCGCGTCAAGTTCTCCGGAGGCAAGCGCACCGTGGTCGACGGGCCCTTCGCCGAGACGAAGGAGCTGATCGCTGGCTTCTGGCTGTGGCAGGTGAAGTCGAAGGAAGAGGCGATCGAGTGGGTCAAGCGCTGCCCCGATCCCATGCCCGGCACGGAGTCCGAGATCGAGATCCGCCAGGTGTTCGAGTCGGAGGACTTCGCGCCCAACGATCCCACGGGCGAACTCATGGAGAAGGAGCGGCAGCTCCGCGAGCTCTCCGAGTCGAAAGGCCGTTAGTCATGGCGTGGGCTCGCGCCTTGCGCTGGCGGATGAAGATGCTCTAGTCGGTGGCCGTGACGGCTTCCGCTACGCAGCGCGCCATTGACGCCATCTGGAGGATCGAGTCCGCCCGGCTCATCGCCGGTCTCGCGCGACTCGTGCGCGACGTGGGTCTCGCCGAGGAACTCGCGCAGGACGCGCTCGTCGCCGCGCTCGAGCGGTGGCCGGAGTCGGGCATCCCGGACAACCCGGGCGCCTGGCTCATGGGCACCGCGAAGCATCGCGCGGTCGATCTCTTCCGCCGGAACAAGCTCCTCGAGCGCAAACACGAGGAACTCGGTCACGAGTTGGAGGCGCAGCAGGCGCGGAGCGTGCCGGATCTCGACGCCGCGCTCGACGATGACGTCGGCGATGACCTCCTGCGCCTCATGTTCACGGCCTGTCATCCGGTTCTCTCGACCGAGGCCCGCGTCGCGCTCACGCTCCGCCTGCTCGGTGGTCTGACGACCGGGGAGATCGCGCGCGCGTTCCTCGTCCCGGAACCGACCGTCGCCCAGCGAATCGTCCGTGCCAAGCGGACCCTCTCCGAGGCGCGTGTCCCCTTCGAGGTTCCCCGCGGGGCCGAACTCGAGGCCCGTCTCTCGTCGGTGCTCCAGGTCATCTACCTCGTCTTCAACGAGGGCTACTCGGCCACCGCCGGTGAGGACTGGGTGCGACCCGCGCTCTGTGAGGATGCGCTCCGTCTCGGCCGGATCCTGGCCGGGCTCGTTCCGAAGGAGCCGGAAGTCCACGGCCTCGTCGCGCTCATGGAACTCCAGGCGTCGCGACTGAGGGCACGGGTCGGCCCATCGGGAGAGCCCGTCCTGTTGCTCGATCAAAACCGGGGACGCTGGGATCAACTCCTCATCCGCCGGGGTCTCGCGGCACTCGAGCGGGCCGAGGCGCTCGGCGGCGCGCGGGGTCCGTACACCTTGCAGGCCGCGCTCGCCGCCTGTCACGCACGAGCCCGGACGCCGGCCGAGACGGACTGGGTGCGCATCGCGGCGCTCTACGAGGCGCTCTCCCAGCTCACGCCATCACCCGTCGTGGAGCTGAACCGTGCGGTCGCCGTCTCGATGGCGTTCGGTCCAGCGGCGGGGCTCGAACTCGTCGATGCGCTGCTCTCGGAGCGCTCGCTCGCGGACTACCACCTCCTGCCGAGCGTGCGCGGCGACCTCCTGGCGAAGCTCGGCCGCTTCGACGAGGCCCGTGCGGAGTTCGAGCGCGCGGCATCGCTCACGCACAACGAACGTGAGCGCAAGCTGCTCCTCGAGCGCGCCCGCGCCTCTGTTCCGCCGTCGACCTGAGGTCGGCTCTCGGGTGCTCGCGCTTGCCGGGCATCCTGGGAAACGTCACCCACCGCGCATTGGCGGGGCCTCGGAGGCGGGTTTTCCGGCGGAGCCCGCTCGAGTGAAGTCTGCTCCCGGCCATGCGCTTCAAGAGTCTCCTGAGGAAGGTTCAACCCGCGGCCCTCCGTGAGTATCTCCGAACGAGCCTGTGGCTCGTCCCGGTTACCGGGGTATTGGCCGCGATCGGCTTCGCCCAGGTGTCCTTGCGCGTGGATCAGCGCATCGAGCAGAACCAGGAGGCCTGGTATCTCTTCTACGGTCAGGCCGATAGCGCGCGGGAGTTGCTCTCCACGATTGCCTCCTCGTTGATGACCTTCACCGGCGTGGTCTTCTCCATCACCATCCTGGTGCTTCAGATCGCCAGCTCCCAGTTCTCTCCCCGTGTCCTGCGGACCTTCCTGGAGGACAGGTTCACCCGTTTCTCCATGGGGATGTTCGTGGGCAGCTTCACCTACGCGATGGTGCTGCTGCCGGAGGTGCGCGAGCCCACGGACCAGCACCCCGCGTTCGTGCCGGCCCTCTCCATCTTCCTCGCCTTCGTCCTGGTCCTCCTGAGCGTGGGAGTCTTCGTCCGCTACATCCATCACATGGCCCACTCCATCCGGGCCGTGCACGTGATCCACCGGGTCGCGGACGAGACACGGCACAGCCTGGCGCGGATGTATCCAGAGCAGGCCAGGGAGCCGGTGGCGCCGGTCACCGTTCCCCGGACTCCACCCGATCAGGAGTTTCCCCACGATCGGCCTCCCGGCGTGGTGATGGCCATCGAGGAGGCGGAGTTGCTGGCGCTGGCGTGCGACCGTGACGTGATCATCGCGCTCGTGCCGATGGTCGGCGACTTCCTCCCGCGAGGGGCACCCCTCTTCAAGGTGTGGGGCCAGGGGCGGTTGAGCCTGGATGAACTCCGGGACTGCGTGGTGGTCGGAGAGGAACGTACTCCCTACCAGGACCCCGCCTTCGGCTTCCGCCAGCTGGTCGATGTGGCGGAACGGGCACTGTCGCCAGCCATCAACGATCCCACCACCGCGGTCCAGGCGTTGGATCAGCTCCACGACCTGCTCCGCTCATTGGCCACGAGGCCCTTTCCGGCGCACCTCCGCGTGGACACCTCCGGCCGGCTCCGCCTCATCCTTCCCCGCCCGGATTGGGAGGGCCTGGTCAGGCTCGGCCTGGACGAGATTCGTGAGTACGGCGAAAGCTCCATCCAGGTGGCGCGACGGCTGCGGGCCGTCCTTGGAGATCTGCTCTCGGTGGCCCCCGCGGATCGCCAGGCCGTGCTCCAGGAGCAGCTCTCCCTGCTGGAGGCGTCCGCGCGCCGAGGCTTCCACACGGAGGTCGAACGGCGATCCGCGCGGCTCGGCAGTACTCAGGGACAAGCGCCGGGCTCCACTCCAGCACCTGGACCCTGAGGCCTCACGAAACGCGCACGGGCGCGGGCAGTGGCGGAAGCGTGCCCTGGCGGCGTGACAGGTAGGTCAGCCAGCCCACCCTCACCTCCCGCTTGCGCTCCTGGATGAGGTCCACCATCTCGGAGGAGCTGGCCATGGCGAAGCCCGGGTCCCAGGCCGTGGCGATACAGACAGCTCACTCCTCCGACTCCAACTCCTTGAGCGAGGGGAAGCGAATGAGCACCCAGTCACCCTTGGGCATGCGTTCGACGTTGTGGAGGACCCCCGCCACCTCCAGTACCACCTCGTAGGGAAGCGTTGGCTGAGTCTGGAGCCAAGCGAGTGCCTCCTCCCGGGAGGCGAAAGAGCGCAGGGGCTTCGGCCAGGCCTCTTCGGTGTTGAAGACCCTGGCGTACTCCCAGAAGTCATTCGCCCGACCAATGTGTTGGATGAAGTGGAGCGCCTTGGCCACAGTCTCGATCGTTGCCACGGTTTCTGGTTCGTTGGCGTGCCGCCCGGCCAGCGACTCAAGAGAGTTCAGAAGGTCTTCCAGCTTGGAGTTCATTTTCATCCCTCGCACATGGCACCTGTCCACGGGCTTTCCGCTTCAGCCATGAACACCAATGGAGCAAGCACCAACATGCCCGCTCCTGCGGAGACAACAATGAATGCTGCCCCGGCTGCTGTAACGATGGTGCCCACGAGAATTTCTTGGCGATGACGCTTCAACCAGTCGATAGCGTCCTCCATTGCATTGAACTCCAGGGCGTCAACCTCGTTCAGTTTGAGGCAGTCCATATACGCATCACGACACGTGTTTTGACAATGCGAGTAGTGGCTTGGGCTACCACGCTCAATGGGAGAAGGAGGCTTTCTTTTCCAGCAGCGCCGGAAACAATCGATCTGCTCCTGCTCACAGTCCCGGACACGACGCGCGGTGAGCGCTACCGCGCCTGACTCCCTCATCCGAACAAGCGCCTGATCAAGCTGTGCCCAATCGACTTCAGATGCTGCTCGCCAGGTCACGGCCTGTGTTTCATCCAAAGTGTCGCGGATGACCAGGAGCGTGTGTTGTTGGGGCTGGACATGACCGGTGAGGACAGGGCGAGAAACACTGCAAGCCAGGAGGAACAGGGGCAGGAGCATGCCGGCACCTGGCCCGATACGAGGAGTCATCAACAAGGGCCTCGGAGGGTGAAGGCGGGCGGGCATAGCAAGCGACGCCATCGGCGTCCAGGGAGGGCGGAGACTCCACGATGCACGGCTCAGCGCTACCGCGATTCCCGCCTCAGGAGGCAAGGGCGCGGCACGGCTCTATCCTCCAACCCCTCCGAGGAGCGGATAAGGAAAGAACGCCGGGTCCTGCACACACGCGTCCACGGACCGCCCTGACCCATGCACCTCACAGACCTTGCGCTTCCAGTACGCGTTCTGCTCGCACGAGGGCGCAGTGCGCACGGCGTCCCCCTCCGTGCGCGCGAAAGCGTGCCGGTCCAGAGAACGCACGCGCTCCACGCAAAGGCGCCAGGGCGCCGATGATGAGGTTCACGCAGGTAGTCATGGAACTCGCGCGTAGCACGCAGGAGACGCCGCTCGATGCGACCAACGGAGAGCGATTACCAGATGCGCACCATCGGCTGGCCCCTGTTTTCCGTTTGCTGAACCCAACAGGCCCCATCGTTCCACTTGACTTAAAAAGTCAAATCCATTTCCGTGGGCGGCCGACCCACACAAAGAAGGGAAGGCGCGTGGCGAACGAGAAGAGCGAGACAGACGGAGGGCTGGGACCTTTCCAGCTCGGCAGACGGTGCGAGGAGGTGGAGCCCAACCTGGGACGCCTCTATGAATCGAGGGACACGAGCACAGGGCAGCCGACCCTGACACTGATGCCCGGCGAACACGTGGAGTGGCAACCCTCGGGCCTCTGGGAGGTCCGGCTCCTCTGCCGGCCCACGCCGCCATCCGTCACCATTCGACCGGAGCGGGCCCCCGCGGGGGTCCCCCTGACGGAACTGGCGGACATCCTCGCGCTGACGAGCGCCTCGGTCCAAGCCGTGGAGGACAGCCCCCAGGTCCAGAGCCACCTCTCGGCGCCACCGGTACACCCCCCCCACACCTCCCCCTCACCCTCCAGGGGAATGCTCGCCGCCGCGGGTCTCGCCCTGCTCGCGCTGGGTTTGGGCGCCGGGCTGTTCCTGGGGAGCACGCCCGGACACCTGATGCCCCCCATTCCGGCTGGGGTCTCCGACATCCGCTCCGAGGTGGATGCGCCGCTCTTGACCGGCGCGGCCCCACCCGCCCCCACCTCCCTCGCCTATCCGCTGCCGAAGAAGCCCTTCCGGAATCAAGCCATTACCCCCTGCAAACCCGAACTGTGGGAGGAGGAAATCAACAAGGGGTGCTGGATGGCCCTGGACAGGCGTCCCCCCTGCCTGGACGTCCAGGCCGAGTACCAGGGCAAGTGCTACCTGCCCGTCGCCAAGGACCGGGGCCGTCCGCCGCAATCCGCCCGGCCCTGAGCCACTGGACCGTCGGGAAAGATCGCCCGGGAGCCTCCCACCTCCTTCGTGCTACGACGCACCCCCATGCCTCCTCCCTCTGCCCTGTTCACCGCTGTTCCCGCGGAGCTGGACTTCCCCGCGGACGAACGCCGTGTCCTCGCCTTCTGGAAGGAGCGCCGCATCTTCGAGCGGACGCTCCAGGGACGGGACAACGCTCCCGGCTTCGTCTTCTACGAGGGCCCGCCCACCGCCAACGGCCTGCCCCACAACGGCCACGTCCTCACGCGCGTCATCAAGGACCTGTTCCCCCGCTACAAGACCATGCGCGGCTACCGCGTCCCCCGCAAGGCGGGCTGGGACACGCACGGTCTGCCCGTCGAGGTGGAGGTCGAGAAGGAGCTGCGCATCCACGGCAAGGCGGAGATCGAGCGCTACGGCGTGGAGCCCTTCACCGAGCGCTGCATCGAGTCCGTCTTCCGCTACACCTCCGAGTGGGAGCGGCTCACCGAGCGCATCGGCTTCTGGGTGGACCTGCAGGACGCCTACGTCACCTACCACCGGGGCTACGTGGAGAGCGTCTGGTGGGCGCTCGCCGAGCTGCACCGCAAGGGCCTGCTCTACCGCGGCCATAAAATCGTCTGGTGGTGGCCCCAGGGTGGCACGGCGCTCAGCTCGGGCGAGGTCGGCATGGGCTACCGCACCGTGGACGATCCCAGCGCCTACGTGGCCTTCCCGCTGCGCGACGCGCCCGACACCGCGCTGCTCATCTGGACCACCACGCCCTGGACGCTGCCGTCCAACATGTACGCCGCGGTCAACCCCACCGTGGACTACGTCACCGTGGACGCGGGCGAGCGCAAGCTCATCGTCGCCGCGGCCCTGCGCGAGGAGCTCGCCAAGAAGCTCAAGAAGGACCTGCCCGTGCTCGCCACCCACAAGGGCAGCGAGCTGGTGGGCCGGCGCTACCTGCCGCCCTATGACGTCTACGTCCAGCGCGTGGGCGACACCCAGCTCCCGCTCGCCCAGGGCGGCTCCGAGGCACCCGCCTGGCGCGTCATCGGCGCGGACTTCGTCACGCTCACCAGCGGCACGGGCATCGTGCACATCGCGCCCGCCTTCGGCGAGGACGACTACGAGGCCTTCCGCCGCGAGCGCACCCGCTTCACCCAGCCCCTGGAGATGTTCTGCGCCATCCGTCCGGACGGCACCTTCGGCGAGGACTTCCCCTCGCTCACCGGGCGCTTCGTCAAGGACGCGGACAAGGAGATCCAACGCGAGCTCAAGGAGCGCGGCCGGCTCGTGCTCATGGAGCAGTACCGCCACGAGTACCCCTTCTGCTGGCGCGCGGATGATGATCCGCTCATCCAGTTCGCCCGTCCCGCCTGGTACATCCGCACCACGTCCGTGAAGGACAAGGCCATCGCGAACAACCGCCAGGTCAACTGGGTCCCCGACCACATCAAGGAGGGCCGCTTCGGCGACTTCCTCGCCAACAACGTGGACTGGGCCCTCTCGCGCGAGCGCTACTGGGGCACGCCCCTGCCCCTCTGGGTCCACTCCGAGACGGGCGAGGTGGAGGCCCACGCGTCGCTCGAGTCCCTGCGCGACAAGCCCGGCAGCACGCTTGGCGCCGTGGAGGCCGAGCTCAAGGCCTTCCTCGCCAACAAGCCCGAGTCCGCCGGCGCCGAGCACCTCATCGTCCACAAGCCGTGGATCGACAAGGTCACCTACGAGAAGCCCGGCACCCCCGGCCGCTTCGTGCGCGTGCCCGAGGTGGTGGACGTGTGGTTCGACTCCGGGTGCATGCCCTTCGCCCAGTGGGGTTATCCCCACGCGCCCGGCTCGCACGAGAAGTTCACCCGCGCCTTCCCCGCCGACTTCATCTCCGAGGCGATCGATCAGACGCGTGGCTGGTTCTACTCGCTGCTGATGATCAGCACGCTCGTCTTCGACGAGGAGACGCAGGCGCGCCAGGGCATCACCCCCGCGCGCGACTACCCCCTGCCCTACAAGAACTGCATCGTGCTCGGCCACGTCTCCGACAAGGAGGGCAAGAAGGAGTCCAAGTCCAAGGGCAACTACACCCCGCCGGAGATCATCCTCGATGAAGTGCGCATGGACTTCGCCGTGCTCGACGACGCGCGCGCGGGCGTGCCCGGCGTGGCCGGCGAGGCGCTCATCGCCCGCGAGGACCTCGAGGGGTTGGATCTCCAGGAGGGCGCGAAGCTCCAGGTGTTCCGTCCGGACGCGCCCGACAAGGCCCTGACGCTCACGGTCAAGGTGCACAAGAAGCTCAAGCGCCGCGTGGTGCTGCTCGCCGCGAAGGACCTCGCGGCCCTGGGCGTGAAGCCCTCGGCGCGCGGCGCGGAGGTGATGCCGGTGGAGGTGCCCCGGCTGCCGCCCGCCGAGCGCGTGGTGCTCAAGGACCCTTCCAGCCGGGCCCCCGGCGCGGATGCATTCCGCTGGTTCTTCTTCGCCGCGAGCCCCACCTGGTCCAACACGCGCCACTCGCTGAGCAACGTGCGCATGTTGCAGAAGGACTTCCAGGTCAAGCTGCGCAACGTCTACTCGTTCTTCACCATCTACGCGAACATCGACGGCTTCTCTCCGGCGCGGGGCAACCCGGACGCCACCGAGGTGCCCTGGCGCGCCATCCAGAAGAGCACCGGCTGGCGTCCGCCCGCCGAGCGCCCGGTGTTGGACCGGTGGATCCTCTCCGAGGTGCAGCTCGCCCTGCGCGACGTCACCCGGGGCCTGGACACCTACCAGGTGTACGACGCCGCCCAGCGCCTGGTGGCGCTGGTGGACGCCCTGTCCAACTGGTACCTGCGCCGCAGCCGTGACCGCTTCTGGGCGCCGGGCCTGGAGCAGGACAAGCAGGACGCGTACTTCACCCTGTACGAGGTGCTCACCACGCTCGCGGCGATGAGCGCGCCCTTCACGCCCTTCTTCGCCGAGGAGATGTGGGGCAACCTCGTGCGCCAGCCCTGGCCTGGCACCCAGCCAGAGAGCGTC includes these proteins:
- the ileS gene encoding isoleucine--tRNA ligase — translated: MPPPSALFTAVPAELDFPADERRVLAFWKERRIFERTLQGRDNAPGFVFYEGPPTANGLPHNGHVLTRVIKDLFPRYKTMRGYRVPRKAGWDTHGLPVEVEVEKELRIHGKAEIERYGVEPFTERCIESVFRYTSEWERLTERIGFWVDLQDAYVTYHRGYVESVWWALAELHRKGLLYRGHKIVWWWPQGGTALSSGEVGMGYRTVDDPSAYVAFPLRDAPDTALLIWTTTPWTLPSNMYAAVNPTVDYVTVDAGERKLIVAAALREELAKKLKKDLPVLATHKGSELVGRRYLPPYDVYVQRVGDTQLPLAQGGSEAPAWRVIGADFVTLTSGTGIVHIAPAFGEDDYEAFRRERTRFTQPLEMFCAIRPDGTFGEDFPSLTGRFVKDADKEIQRELKERGRLVLMEQYRHEYPFCWRADDDPLIQFARPAWYIRTTSVKDKAIANNRQVNWVPDHIKEGRFGDFLANNVDWALSRERYWGTPLPLWVHSETGEVEAHASLESLRDKPGSTLGAVEAELKAFLANKPESAGAEHLIVHKPWIDKVTYEKPGTPGRFVRVPEVVDVWFDSGCMPFAQWGYPHAPGSHEKFTRAFPADFISEAIDQTRGWFYSLLMISTLVFDEETQARQGITPARDYPLPYKNCIVLGHVSDKEGKKESKSKGNYTPPEIILDEVRMDFAVLDDARAGVPGVAGEALIAREDLEGLDLQEGAKLQVFRPDAPDKALTLTVKVHKKLKRRVVLLAAKDLAALGVKPSARGAEVMPVEVPRLPPAERVVLKDPSSRAPGADAFRWFFFAASPTWSNTRHSLSNVRMLQKDFQVKLRNVYSFFTIYANIDGFSPARGNPDATEVPWRAIQKSTGWRPPAERPVLDRWILSEVQLALRDVTRGLDTYQVYDAAQRLVALVDALSNWYLRRSRDRFWAPGLEQDKQDAYFTLYEVLTTLAAMSAPFTPFFAEEMWGNLVRQPWPGTQPESVHLGRFPEEDASLIDEALSTEMGAVRELVSLGLKVRTDNRLKVRQPLSRVDVVLARRELRERVAHYEHLLTDELNVHTVRFLEAGQEADVVRYKVRPNLRTMGSRLGPKLAPVRKAFDAADSRLLQAELSREGKVALTVNGEAMVFPAEELEVLVEANAGYAAAGSGVGVVVLHTELTEALVDEGLVRELLARVQAARKDLALGYTDRIRLWVDGDARVRKVTQEARELISRETLAAELNVGPEGFTTEEEVSLNGLPARVRVERA
- a CDS encoding RNA polymerase sigma factor, whose amino-acid sequence is MTASATQRAIDAIWRIESARLIAGLARLVRDVGLAEELAQDALVAALERWPESGIPDNPGAWLMGTAKHRAVDLFRRNKLLERKHEELGHELEAQQARSVPDLDAALDDDVGDDLLRLMFTACHPVLSTEARVALTLRLLGGLTTGEIARAFLVPEPTVAQRIVRAKRTLSEARVPFEVPRGAELEARLSSVLQVIYLVFNEGYSATAGEDWVRPALCEDALRLGRILAGLVPKEPEVHGLVALMELQASRLRARVGPSGEPVLLLDQNRGRWDQLLIRRGLAALERAEALGGARGPYTLQAALAACHARARTPAETDWVRIAALYEALSQLTPSPVVELNRAVAVSMAFGPAAGLELVDALLSERSLADYHLLPSVRGDLLAKLGRFDEARAEFERAASLTHNERERKLLLERARASVPPST
- a CDS encoding DUF2254 domain-containing protein; protein product: MRFKSLLRKVQPAALREYLRTSLWLVPVTGVLAAIGFAQVSLRVDQRIEQNQEAWYLFYGQADSARELLSTIASSLMTFTGVVFSITILVLQIASSQFSPRVLRTFLEDRFTRFSMGMFVGSFTYAMVLLPEVREPTDQHPAFVPALSIFLAFVLVLLSVGVFVRYIHHMAHSIRAVHVIHRVADETRHSLARMYPEQAREPVAPVTVPRTPPDQEFPHDRPPGVVMAIEEAELLALACDRDVIIALVPMVGDFLPRGAPLFKVWGQGRLSLDELRDCVVVGEERTPYQDPAFGFRQLVDVAERALSPAINDPTTAVQALDQLHDLLRSLATRPFPAHLRVDTSGRLRLILPRPDWEGLVRLGLDEIREYGESSIQVARRLRAVLGDLLSVAPADRQAVLQEQLSLLEASARRGFHTEVERRSARLGSTQGQAPGSTPAPGP
- a CDS encoding YciI family protein, which produces MRFMILIKATKDSETGVLPSTELLSAMGKYNEELVKAGVLLAGEGLHPSAKGARVKFSGGKRTVVDGPFAETKELIAGFWLWQVKSKEEAIEWVKRCPDPMPGTESEIEIRQVFESEDFAPNDPTGELMEKERQLRELSESKGR
- a CDS encoding alpha/beta hydrolase; translation: MNATADSSWARPGQFHSLGPFDVPGFSSRHAHVYVPSGDDVPLQERPVLYLFDGQNCWTDWGSYSGGWYAHEATEQLVDNPTFRAPVIVGLEHGGDRRIDELSPWEMTPGRGGHAEHFFDWVVHHFMPHVQHAFGLPGGALHTVVGGSSMGGLAALWAHYRYPHAIGGAIAMSPAFSVGGKALFPFVESRPKPLISRVYIDCGGREGGGRMLAVAEEMHHVLERKGYLAGGLMWRPDPDAGHNEQAWRRRLPEALRFMFRR